The Drosophila biarmipes strain raj3 chromosome 4, RU_DBia_V1.1, whole genome shotgun sequence genome includes a window with the following:
- the LOC108024896 gene encoding uncharacterized protein LOC108024896 isoform X1: MRVALDQRHRCNGREWLFSSLSVVRQKYLSKKVVSARKKAMTNRDTLLSKSNALIQSYKEDTTLFQEEEDSDDEHELTNLNWLLRNQNLTWPKTIDSSTRETLNTGTKAENRIPNYTHIHRNQIKLTRGGDTVKRSQVIKDPRAQKTTPKKQTPSERFEIFVNKVKKDLIEYEKFASKYETDVTEKPPFNYSHIIGMAMLKNGRITLQQLCAWIEAKFAFFRVRKKWNNSIRHNLSLHHCFRNRKREEKGKGGYWELGVDPKKCDRKRVRNRKLCHTKLNHISKYHSEQLTHKQLAKSSQPCFSRFCKKNSVSKISDTNASKNISATFTNDNFAEFLRKGTTDEVNEIQHEKHPMQTIIKDDIFQKKLNTIIVSAGEFMAEPQSLNCLVSHRIDSSNTQVSGEDDFCTFNNLNSYSDMTTVFASNTAILEDRNMTDESSPSHPCNIRVNYDYTNFRPLVDSIDEQFHYLHNSSEYSRNDDILDNLLNVCVTHY, encoded by the exons CTAGACCAGAGACACAGGTGCAATGGCAGAGAGTGGCTGTTCAGTTCACTTTCAGTAGTTCgtcagaaatatttaagtaaaaaagttgtttctgcaagaaaaaaa GCGATGACAAACCGCGACACTTTATTATCTAAGAGCAATGCTCTGATACAATCGTATAAAGAAGACACCACTCTTTTTCAAGAAGAGGAAGACTCCGACGATGAGCACGAGCTAACTAATCTTAATTGGCTTTTgcgaaatcaaaatttaacATGGCCGAAAACAATTGATTCTAGTACAAGGGAAACTTTAAATACCGGAACAAAAGCTGAAAACCGTATACCTAACTATACGCATATTCATCGGAACCAAATAAAACTGACTAGAGGCGGAGACACAGTTAAAAGGTCGCAAGTAATCAAGGATCCGAGAGCACAAAAAACAACTCCAAAAAAGCAAACTCCATCAGAACGCTTCGAAATATTTGTCAACAAAGTAAAAAA ggATTTAATAGAATACGAAAAGTTTGCATCTAAGTATGAAACCGACGTGACTGAGAAACCACCTTTTAACTACTCACATATAATTGGGATGGCTATGCTAAAAAATGGTCGCATAACTTTACAACAATTATGTGCTTGGATAGAAGCTAAGTTTGCATTCTTCAGAGTCAGAAAGAAATGGAAT AACTCCATAAGGCACAATTTATCTCTACATCACTGCTTTCGTAACagaaaaagagaagaaaaaggaaaaggcGGCTACTGGGAGTTGGGTGTTGACCCTAAGAAGTGTGACCGAAAACGCGTTCGTAATAGAAAACTATGTCACACAAAGCTTAATCACATCTCCAAATACCATAGTGAACAGTTAACTCATAAGCAACTAGCTAAATCTTCTCAACCCTGCTTTTCAAGGTTTTGTAAGAAAAATAGCGTGTCAAAAATATCAGACACAAAtgcttcaaaaaatatatcggCAACGTTTACGAATGATAATTTTGCGGAGTTCTTAAGGAAAGGTACAACCGATGAGGTAAATGAAATTCAACATGAAAAACATCCGATGCAAACAATAATTAAAGatgatatatttcaaaaaaagcTTAACACAATTATAGTAAGCGCTGGAGAATTCATGGCAGAGCCTCAAAGCCTAAACTGCTTAGTTTCCCACAGGATAGACAGTAGCAACACG cAGGTGTCTGGAGAAGACGATTTTTGTACATTCAATAACTTAAATAGTTATTCGGATATGACTACTGTGTTTGCATCGAATACAGCTATCTTAGAAGACCGAAATATGACTGATGAATCCAGTCCTAGCCATCCGTGCAACATAAGAGTTAATTATGATTATACTAACTTCCGGCCCCTAGTAGACTCCATTGACGAACAGTTCCATTACCTCCATAATAGTTCTGAATATAGCCGAAATGATGATATATTAGATAACCTTCTTAATGTTTGTGTTACGCactattaa
- the LOC108024896 gene encoding uncharacterized protein LOC108024896 isoform X5, protein MTNRDTLLSKSNALIQSYKEDTTLFQEEEDSDDEHELTNLNWLLRNQNLTWPKTIDSSTRETLNTGTKAENRIPNYTHIHRNQIKLTRGGDTVKRSQVIKDPRAQKTTPKKQTPSERFEIFVNKVKKDLIEYEKFASKYETDVTEKPPFNYSHIIGMAMLKNGRITLQQLCAWIEAKFAFFRVRKKWNNSIRHNLSLHHCFRNRKREEKGKGGYWELGVDPKKCDRKRVRNRKLCHTKLNHISKYHSEQLTHKQLAKSSQPCFSRFCKKNSVSKISDTNASKNISATFTNDNFAEFLRKGTTDEVNEIQHEKHPMQTIIKDDIFQKKLNTIIVSAGEFMAEPQSLNCLVSHRIDSSNTQVSGEDDFCTFNNLNSYSDMTTVFASNTAILEDRNMTDESSPSHPCNIRVNYDYTNFRPLVDSIDEQFHYLHNSSEYSRNDDILDNLLNVCVTHY, encoded by the exons ATGACAAACCGCGACACTTTATTATCTAAGAGCAATGCTCTGATACAATCGTATAAAGAAGACACCACTCTTTTTCAAGAAGAGGAAGACTCCGACGATGAGCACGAGCTAACTAATCTTAATTGGCTTTTgcgaaatcaaaatttaacATGGCCGAAAACAATTGATTCTAGTACAAGGGAAACTTTAAATACCGGAACAAAAGCTGAAAACCGTATACCTAACTATACGCATATTCATCGGAACCAAATAAAACTGACTAGAGGCGGAGACACAGTTAAAAGGTCGCAAGTAATCAAGGATCCGAGAGCACAAAAAACAACTCCAAAAAAGCAAACTCCATCAGAACGCTTCGAAATATTTGTCAACAAAGTAAAAAA ggATTTAATAGAATACGAAAAGTTTGCATCTAAGTATGAAACCGACGTGACTGAGAAACCACCTTTTAACTACTCACATATAATTGGGATGGCTATGCTAAAAAATGGTCGCATAACTTTACAACAATTATGTGCTTGGATAGAAGCTAAGTTTGCATTCTTCAGAGTCAGAAAGAAATGGAAT AACTCCATAAGGCACAATTTATCTCTACATCACTGCTTTCGTAACagaaaaagagaagaaaaaggaaaaggcGGCTACTGGGAGTTGGGTGTTGACCCTAAGAAGTGTGACCGAAAACGCGTTCGTAATAGAAAACTATGTCACACAAAGCTTAATCACATCTCCAAATACCATAGTGAACAGTTAACTCATAAGCAACTAGCTAAATCTTCTCAACCCTGCTTTTCAAGGTTTTGTAAGAAAAATAGCGTGTCAAAAATATCAGACACAAAtgcttcaaaaaatatatcggCAACGTTTACGAATGATAATTTTGCGGAGTTCTTAAGGAAAGGTACAACCGATGAGGTAAATGAAATTCAACATGAAAAACATCCGATGCAAACAATAATTAAAGatgatatatttcaaaaaaagcTTAACACAATTATAGTAAGCGCTGGAGAATTCATGGCAGAGCCTCAAAGCCTAAACTGCTTAGTTTCCCACAGGATAGACAGTAGCAACACG cAGGTGTCTGGAGAAGACGATTTTTGTACATTCAATAACTTAAATAGTTATTCGGATATGACTACTGTGTTTGCATCGAATACAGCTATCTTAGAAGACCGAAATATGACTGATGAATCCAGTCCTAGCCATCCGTGCAACATAAGAGTTAATTATGATTATACTAACTTCCGGCCCCTAGTAGACTCCATTGACGAACAGTTCCATTACCTCCATAATAGTTCTGAATATAGCCGAAATGATGATATATTAGATAACCTTCTTAATGTTTGTGTTACGCactattaa
- the LOC108024896 gene encoding forkhead box protein I1-A isoform X3: MTNRDTLLSKSNALIQSYKEDTTLFQEEEDSDDEHELTNLNWLLRNQNLTWPKTIDSSTRETLNTGTKAENRIPNYTHIHRNQIKLTRGGDTVKRSQVIKDPRAQKTTPKKQTPSERFEIFVNKVKKDLIEYEKFASKYETDVTEKPPFNYSHIIGMAMLKNGRITLQQLCAWIEAKFAFFRVRKKWNNSIRHNLSLHHCFRNRKREEKGKGGYWELGVDPKKCDRKRVRNRKLCHTKLNHISKYHSEQLTHKQLAKSSQPCFSRFCKKNSVSKISDTNASKNISATFTNDNFAEFLRKGTTDELNTIIVSAGEFMAEPQSLNCLVSHRIDSSNTQVSGEDDFCTFNNLNSYSDMTTVFASNTAILEDRNMTDESSPSHPCNIRVNYDYTNFRPLVDSIDEQFHYLHNSSEYSRNDDILDNLLNVCVTHY, encoded by the exons ATGACAAACCGCGACACTTTATTATCTAAGAGCAATGCTCTGATACAATCGTATAAAGAAGACACCACTCTTTTTCAAGAAGAGGAAGACTCCGACGATGAGCACGAGCTAACTAATCTTAATTGGCTTTTgcgaaatcaaaatttaacATGGCCGAAAACAATTGATTCTAGTACAAGGGAAACTTTAAATACCGGAACAAAAGCTGAAAACCGTATACCTAACTATACGCATATTCATCGGAACCAAATAAAACTGACTAGAGGCGGAGACACAGTTAAAAGGTCGCAAGTAATCAAGGATCCGAGAGCACAAAAAACAACTCCAAAAAAGCAAACTCCATCAGAACGCTTCGAAATATTTGTCAACAAAGTAAAAAA ggATTTAATAGAATACGAAAAGTTTGCATCTAAGTATGAAACCGACGTGACTGAGAAACCACCTTTTAACTACTCACATATAATTGGGATGGCTATGCTAAAAAATGGTCGCATAACTTTACAACAATTATGTGCTTGGATAGAAGCTAAGTTTGCATTCTTCAGAGTCAGAAAGAAATGGAAT AACTCCATAAGGCACAATTTATCTCTACATCACTGCTTTCGTAACagaaaaagagaagaaaaaggaaaaggcGGCTACTGGGAGTTGGGTGTTGACCCTAAGAAGTGTGACCGAAAACGCGTTCGTAATAGAAAACTATGTCACACAAAGCTTAATCACATCTCCAAATACCATAGTGAACAGTTAACTCATAAGCAACTAGCTAAATCTTCTCAACCCTGCTTTTCAAGGTTTTGTAAGAAAAATAGCGTGTCAAAAATATCAGACACAAAtgcttcaaaaaatatatcggCAACGTTTACGAATGATAATTTTGCGGAGTTCTTAAGGAAAGGTACAACCGATGAG cTTAACACAATTATAGTAAGCGCTGGAGAATTCATGGCAGAGCCTCAAAGCCTAAACTGCTTAGTTTCCCACAGGATAGACAGTAGCAACACG cAGGTGTCTGGAGAAGACGATTTTTGTACATTCAATAACTTAAATAGTTATTCGGATATGACTACTGTGTTTGCATCGAATACAGCTATCTTAGAAGACCGAAATATGACTGATGAATCCAGTCCTAGCCATCCGTGCAACATAAGAGTTAATTATGATTATACTAACTTCCGGCCCCTAGTAGACTCCATTGACGAACAGTTCCATTACCTCCATAATAGTTCTGAATATAGCCGAAATGATGATATATTAGATAACCTTCTTAATGTTTGTGTTACGCactattaa
- the LOC108024896 gene encoding forkhead box protein J1-A isoform X6: MTNRDTLLSKSNALIQSYKEDTTLFQEEEDSDDEHELTNLNWLLRNQNLTWPKTIDSSTRETLNTGTKAENRIPNYTHIHRNQIKLTRGGDTVKRSQVIKDPRAQKTTPKKQTPSERFEIFVNKVKKDLIEYEKFASKYETDVTEKPPFNYSHIIGMAMLKNGRITLQQLCAWIEAKFAFFRVRKKWNNSIRHNLSLHHCFRNRKREEKGKGGYWELGVDPKKCDRKR; this comes from the exons ATGACAAACCGCGACACTTTATTATCTAAGAGCAATGCTCTGATACAATCGTATAAAGAAGACACCACTCTTTTTCAAGAAGAGGAAGACTCCGACGATGAGCACGAGCTAACTAATCTTAATTGGCTTTTgcgaaatcaaaatttaacATGGCCGAAAACAATTGATTCTAGTACAAGGGAAACTTTAAATACCGGAACAAAAGCTGAAAACCGTATACCTAACTATACGCATATTCATCGGAACCAAATAAAACTGACTAGAGGCGGAGACACAGTTAAAAGGTCGCAAGTAATCAAGGATCCGAGAGCACAAAAAACAACTCCAAAAAAGCAAACTCCATCAGAACGCTTCGAAATATTTGTCAACAAAGTAAAAAA ggATTTAATAGAATACGAAAAGTTTGCATCTAAGTATGAAACCGACGTGACTGAGAAACCACCTTTTAACTACTCACATATAATTGGGATGGCTATGCTAAAAAATGGTCGCATAACTTTACAACAATTATGTGCTTGGATAGAAGCTAAGTTTGCATTCTTCAGAGTCAGAAAGAAATGGAAT AACTCCATAAGGCACAATTTATCTCTACATCACTGCTTTCGTAACagaaaaagagaagaaaaaggaaaaggcGGCTACTGGGAGTTGGGTGTTGACCCTAAGAAGTGTGACCGAAAACGC TGA
- the LOC108024896 gene encoding forkhead box protein O1 isoform X2: MTNRDTLLSKSNALIQSYKEDTTLFQEEEDSDDEHELTNLNWLLRNQNLTWPKTIDSSTRETLNTGTKAENRIPNYTHIHRNQIKLTRGGDTVKRSQVIKDPRAQKTTPKKQTPSERFEIFVNKVKKDLIEYEKFASKYETDVTEKPPFNYSHIIGMAMLKNGRITLQQLCAWIEAKFAFFRVRKKWNNSIRHNLSLHHCFRNRKREEKGKGGYWELGVDPKKCDRKRVRNRKLCHTKLNHISKYHSEQLTHKQLAKSSQPCFSRFCKKNSVSKISDTNASKNISATFTNDNFAEFLRKGTTDEVNEIQHEKHPMQTIIKDDIFQKKLNTIIVSAGEFMAEPQSLNCLVSHRIDSSNTVSGEDDFCTFNNLNSYSDMTTVFASNTAILEDRNMTDESSPSHPCNIRVNYDYTNFRPLVDSIDEQFHYLHNSSEYSRNDDILDNLLNVCVTHY, from the exons ATGACAAACCGCGACACTTTATTATCTAAGAGCAATGCTCTGATACAATCGTATAAAGAAGACACCACTCTTTTTCAAGAAGAGGAAGACTCCGACGATGAGCACGAGCTAACTAATCTTAATTGGCTTTTgcgaaatcaaaatttaacATGGCCGAAAACAATTGATTCTAGTACAAGGGAAACTTTAAATACCGGAACAAAAGCTGAAAACCGTATACCTAACTATACGCATATTCATCGGAACCAAATAAAACTGACTAGAGGCGGAGACACAGTTAAAAGGTCGCAAGTAATCAAGGATCCGAGAGCACAAAAAACAACTCCAAAAAAGCAAACTCCATCAGAACGCTTCGAAATATTTGTCAACAAAGTAAAAAA ggATTTAATAGAATACGAAAAGTTTGCATCTAAGTATGAAACCGACGTGACTGAGAAACCACCTTTTAACTACTCACATATAATTGGGATGGCTATGCTAAAAAATGGTCGCATAACTTTACAACAATTATGTGCTTGGATAGAAGCTAAGTTTGCATTCTTCAGAGTCAGAAAGAAATGGAAT AACTCCATAAGGCACAATTTATCTCTACATCACTGCTTTCGTAACagaaaaagagaagaaaaaggaaaaggcGGCTACTGGGAGTTGGGTGTTGACCCTAAGAAGTGTGACCGAAAACGCGTTCGTAATAGAAAACTATGTCACACAAAGCTTAATCACATCTCCAAATACCATAGTGAACAGTTAACTCATAAGCAACTAGCTAAATCTTCTCAACCCTGCTTTTCAAGGTTTTGTAAGAAAAATAGCGTGTCAAAAATATCAGACACAAAtgcttcaaaaaatatatcggCAACGTTTACGAATGATAATTTTGCGGAGTTCTTAAGGAAAGGTACAACCGATGAGGTAAATGAAATTCAACATGAAAAACATCCGATGCAAACAATAATTAAAGatgatatatttcaaaaaaagcTTAACACAATTATAGTAAGCGCTGGAGAATTCATGGCAGAGCCTCAAAGCCTAAACTGCTTAGTTTCCCACAGGATAGACAGTAGCAACACG GTGTCTGGAGAAGACGATTTTTGTACATTCAATAACTTAAATAGTTATTCGGATATGACTACTGTGTTTGCATCGAATACAGCTATCTTAGAAGACCGAAATATGACTGATGAATCCAGTCCTAGCCATCCGTGCAACATAAGAGTTAATTATGATTATACTAACTTCCGGCCCCTAGTAGACTCCATTGACGAACAGTTCCATTACCTCCATAATAGTTCTGAATATAGCCGAAATGATGATATATTAGATAACCTTCTTAATGTTTGTGTTACGCactattaa
- the LOC108024896 gene encoding forkhead box protein J1-A isoform X4 — protein sequence MTNRDTLLSKSNALIQSYKEDTTLFQEEEDSDDEHELTNLNWLLRNQNLTWPKTIDSSTRETLNTGTKAENRIPNYTHIHRNQIKLTRGGDTVKRSQVIKDPRAQKTTPKKQTPSERFEIFVNKVKKDLIEYEKFASKYETDVTEKPPFNYSHIIGMAMLKNGRITLQQLCAWIEAKFAFFRVRKKWNNSIRHNLSLHHCFRNRKREEKGKGGYWELGVDPKKCDRKRVRNRKLCHTKLNHISKYHSEQLTHKQLAKSSQPCFSRFCKKNSVSKISDTNASKNISATFTNDNFAEFLRKGTTDELNTIIVSAGEFMAEPQSLNCLVSHRIDSSNTVSGEDDFCTFNNLNSYSDMTTVFASNTAILEDRNMTDESSPSHPCNIRVNYDYTNFRPLVDSIDEQFHYLHNSSEYSRNDDILDNLLNVCVTHY from the exons ATGACAAACCGCGACACTTTATTATCTAAGAGCAATGCTCTGATACAATCGTATAAAGAAGACACCACTCTTTTTCAAGAAGAGGAAGACTCCGACGATGAGCACGAGCTAACTAATCTTAATTGGCTTTTgcgaaatcaaaatttaacATGGCCGAAAACAATTGATTCTAGTACAAGGGAAACTTTAAATACCGGAACAAAAGCTGAAAACCGTATACCTAACTATACGCATATTCATCGGAACCAAATAAAACTGACTAGAGGCGGAGACACAGTTAAAAGGTCGCAAGTAATCAAGGATCCGAGAGCACAAAAAACAACTCCAAAAAAGCAAACTCCATCAGAACGCTTCGAAATATTTGTCAACAAAGTAAAAAA ggATTTAATAGAATACGAAAAGTTTGCATCTAAGTATGAAACCGACGTGACTGAGAAACCACCTTTTAACTACTCACATATAATTGGGATGGCTATGCTAAAAAATGGTCGCATAACTTTACAACAATTATGTGCTTGGATAGAAGCTAAGTTTGCATTCTTCAGAGTCAGAAAGAAATGGAAT AACTCCATAAGGCACAATTTATCTCTACATCACTGCTTTCGTAACagaaaaagagaagaaaaaggaaaaggcGGCTACTGGGAGTTGGGTGTTGACCCTAAGAAGTGTGACCGAAAACGCGTTCGTAATAGAAAACTATGTCACACAAAGCTTAATCACATCTCCAAATACCATAGTGAACAGTTAACTCATAAGCAACTAGCTAAATCTTCTCAACCCTGCTTTTCAAGGTTTTGTAAGAAAAATAGCGTGTCAAAAATATCAGACACAAAtgcttcaaaaaatatatcggCAACGTTTACGAATGATAATTTTGCGGAGTTCTTAAGGAAAGGTACAACCGATGAG cTTAACACAATTATAGTAAGCGCTGGAGAATTCATGGCAGAGCCTCAAAGCCTAAACTGCTTAGTTTCCCACAGGATAGACAGTAGCAACACG GTGTCTGGAGAAGACGATTTTTGTACATTCAATAACTTAAATAGTTATTCGGATATGACTACTGTGTTTGCATCGAATACAGCTATCTTAGAAGACCGAAATATGACTGATGAATCCAGTCCTAGCCATCCGTGCAACATAAGAGTTAATTATGATTATACTAACTTCCGGCCCCTAGTAGACTCCATTGACGAACAGTTCCATTACCTCCATAATAGTTCTGAATATAGCCGAAATGATGATATATTAGATAACCTTCTTAATGTTTGTGTTACGCactattaa
- the LOC108024904 gene encoding uncharacterized protein LOC108024904 isoform X6: MFRVAAAFLDPLKHFKKKNSLIRVILKGVPVLILANKQDLPNACGAMELEKLLGLNELYNPVPNISMLTCSDSSSTINLIGCSKSNQSITETSLTEQRSNHLHSSMIHIKPAPESDEQRTTLSGEALSTFIYPHSGKGSDVKDQKNSRDGKNCFHNKKHNRTFSNSMHFRGWYIQPTCAITGEGLQEGLEALYDMILKRRKLNKSHKKKL, encoded by the exons ATGTTTCGCGTGGCTGCAGCATTTTTGGACcctttaaaacattttaagaaaaaaaattcactTATACGTGTGATATTGAAG GGTGTTCCAGTGCTGATATTAGCAAATAAGCAAGATCTTCCAAACGCGTGTGGTGCAATGGAGCTGGAAAAACTTTTAGGACTGAACGAGCTTTATAACCCAGTGCCGAACATATCGATGCTAACTTGTTCCGACTCTTCTTCCACCATCAATTTAATCGGATGTAGCAAGTCAAACCAAAGTATTACAGAAACCTCGTTAACAGAGCAAAGATCAAATCACCTGCATTCATCAATGATTCACATTAAACCTGCTCCTGAAAGTGACGAACAAAGGACTACGTTAAGTGGAGAGGCGTTGTCTACATTCATATATCCGCATTCTGGCAAAGGTTCTGATGTGAAGGACCAAAAAAATTCGCGTGATGGTAAAAACTGTTTTCATAACAAAAAACATAACAGGACCTTTTCCAACTCGATGCACTTTAGGGGGTGGTATATACAACCGACCTGTGCGATAACTGGCGAGGGACTTCAAGAAGGCCTAGAAGCTCTTTATGATATGATTTTGAAACGCCGGAAACTTAATAAATCTCATAAGAAAAAACTGTAG